ATTGTCGACGAAGAAGGAGATTATTCGACACCAGCTAGTAAGTATATTTGTCTTTAACTTTACTTTAACatgcttataattaaaatataagtacggtattctttattaatgttgttgattttcatatttttatattttaattcaagcaTAAAGAATGTTTAAATCAATCAATCTCACTTGCAGCTCGAGACTACGAAATAGTCCGAAACCAAGTGGAACTAGGTGAAATTATAGGAGAGGGTCAATTTGGTAACGTTCACAAAGGCTCGTATAAGGGAAGAGACGGTCAAACCATCGCCGTGGCTGTCAAGACTTGCAAGGTTGACGCGGATCTCGCTACTGCTGAGAAATTCCTCGAAGAAGCTtgtacgaaaaatatataattatatattcgttattagtaaaatatgaaGAGAGACATAATAAACAGTATATACAGTTTTTCGATATGCTCAGAACGATAAtcaaattatagatattatgcAACAATTTGAGCATCCGCACATCATCAGACTGATCGGAGTCTGTTCGGAGGCGCCGATTTGGCTCGTGATGGAGTTAGCTAGACTCGGAGAAATGCGTGCTTATTTACAATCTAATAAACATCGTCTGGACCTTGCCACACTTTTGTTGTATACTTTCCAATTGAGCACTGCCCTGTCATACCTCGAAAGCAAGAAATTTGTGCACAGGTACTAACGACCAAGTTCATTTGTTATTCTATATTTCGGATATTAACTTAACATTTCCATGATTTTGTTGTAGAGATATCGCTGCAAGAAATGTGTTGGTTTCGTCGCATAATTGTGTCAAGTTGGCAGATTTCGGCCTCAGTAGGTGGGTGGAAGATCAGAGTTATTATACCGCAAGCAAATGTAAACTGCCAATTAAATGGATGGCACCGGAAAGCATAAACTTTCGAAGATTTACGACTTCGTCCGACGTTTGGATGTTTGGTTAGCATTTACAAAGATTAATCATGTTTTCTAAAAACTGGGTTTGTCTCCTCTTTTAAAAGATTGCTCAAGTGAAACTTGATTGTCGTTCTAGGTGTATGTATGTGGGAGATTTTAATGTTAGGCGTTAAACCATTCCaaggtgtaaaaaataatgaagtgATACGTAAATTGGAAAATGGAGAACGACTCGCGCTTCCCAATCACTGCCCGCCACGGTTGTACTCCTTAATGTCTCTATGTTGGAGTTACGAACCCAGCAAGAGACCgacttttaaagaaattagagAAACTTTACAGTAAGTATTTCAAATGTTTGTAAACTTTAAGCATCCTTTTTAAGAGAGAAGTGATATTATTACATgttatattgcatattttattaaataattatagtgaGATCTTAATAGAAGAGAAACATCAGCAACAGGAAACAATGAGACGAGAGAACAGAAGGGTACAAGCCATGTCTTGGGGTACGTCGTCTATAATAACGATATACATGCCTTTTTTTGCAAACATACAACTTGTAATGACAAACATATTATTcgcgattatatatgtatataaaatattctattttataggTGCAGACGATGTGCCACCACCAAAACCTTCCCGACAACCGCAGAACACGACGGAGCAGTCGCAGTCGCAGTCGCAGTTGTCCGCAGCGCCGGTATCCACGTACATCGTGGCACAGAGTCCCGAAGTTCTCGCGCAACTTCTCAAGGACAACCAAGCCAGAGGGGTATGTCCCTCCGTGTACACGACTCCCGCATCCCCCTTCAACACCCTGGCGGTGCAGTTTCAGGATGAGGATCAAATTCTGACCACCTCTCTCGTGTCCTCCGATTTGTCCTTCTTCGATCCCGCGCTCTCCGAACCACCGTCCATTGTCACGCACGACACTACCCAATCGGGCGGCGACTCTACCCTGTCCGACACCAATCTAGATTCCCTCGATTCCTCCCTTGATAACGCTCCCCTCATGTCGAGCCTGAGCATTTCAGAAACGGCACCGCAGACGCAGTCGCCCGCCGCCAACCGAAAGCAGCAGAAGGTTAAAGAGATGCAAAACTTGTATGCGGTTAGCTCAAAGGTGGTCGGTAGCGTCACGGGGGACCTGTATTCCCCCGTGCAGAAATTTGCCGCGTCCAGCGCGACGCCTCCGCCGTCATCCGCGGCCGCGTCAGTCGCGGTCGCGGGCAACACCTGCGGCGAGATATACGGACCGGTCGCTAGTTTCACCCAGAGCTCGGCTATCGTTGGTAATCTCAGTCAAAGCGCTAGCATAGTAGGTGGTAATTACGGTGAGAATTCTGGGAATTTTGGTCCCAGTAGTTTGGGCAGCAGTATTATAATACCGAATAGTAGTAGTCAGGCGCAGTTTGTCACGCATGCTCAGCCGATTAATTACGGTAATTTTGCGCCTAGTAATAGTATGAATCAAGTATTTGGTGGTGGTCAGTCTACGAATCCGAATGCGAGCGGCGTGCAGAATGCTGCTGGTAGTAGCGGTAatggtggtggtggtagtAGCATTGTTGTTTACCCTCGTAATATCAGCTCGACAAATGTAACTACTACTGGTTCGACGTCGAACGCGGAGTGTTTGTACGGTCCGGTTCTCAAGTTTCGCGCGCAGAACGCCCAGCCTCAAACGTCCGCGACCGAGTCCGTTGGTGTAACAGTTGGAAATAATTACGGTCAGGCCGTAAGAAATAACTTGATAGCGCAGAATCTACAGTCGCAACAGCCGATATATCCGCAAAACTATCCGCATCAGCAAATCTATTCGAATATCACTCAGCCAGGACAGCAGGCTATGTATCTGCCACAAATGCAACACGTGCAAAATATTGCACGACAGAACGCTGTACCGCAGGTTGTATCATATGCGGCGATACAACACTCGAATCAGCAATCTCATCAGTTGAGTGGCGCCAATCCCATTTACACGGCCCACGCTACGTCCGTGTCGTTGGTTCAAGCGCAGAAGGTACACGTACCGAATTATGTTCAAGCACAGCCATCAGCAGGGATCAGCGGCCAATCAACGACCTGTCAAGCAACGAATCAGTCAGCAAATATTGGAATAATTCAGGCTTCTTCTGTTCCATCGCATTTTATCGTATCATCTTCTGTAACTCAGCAGAATATCCATCCGATTTCATCTACCTATGTGGTGGATCAACCGAATTCCCTTGGTCCGATAGATCATATTCAAGTGCACGCTACGCTTGCTGGCAATATATCAACGATGAGTGGTGTCCATCAACAAGTAACGCAGCTAGGGCAAACAGTTAGCGGCGTCGTAAAGGCGGTAAACGTACCGCAAATGGCGTCAGGCGTCGCCAAGATCACCACATTCGTGACATCGCAAAAGCAAGACGAACAGTTGACGAGCTCGACAGACGGCACTCTCTCCGGTTCTTTGATCTCTTCCGCTGTCAGTGACAGTACCATGTCGTCTAGCAGCTCGATGACAGAGGAGGCACAACAAGATCAGGTTTGACCCCATGCCTCCTCTaggaatgtaaaaaaaaaacgcaactTCTGTATTTACAACGTCACGTATTGTTTTGGTTTTTATCTGGTCTGTGCAACACTTCCACAACGCACTTCTTCTATACTTCTTcagttataatgtatatgttatatgcTTCTCTAGTAAAATATGTACGCACGGGATAAATAggaattttctattttgttgCGATACGATcaaagagatttatttttagcgGAAATCTTGACTCGCTGTTCCAATAGGCTAATCATTTTTGCATGAATGGATGTCACTGATGTCATTGCTACAGTAATCACTTAAACTGCATGTAGCGAACACGAATGCATTACTtctgttttaaatttcttttgcatCTCGAGAAATATATgcatctctttaatttttactgtacatatttgtatattatcgGAACACAATTGTAACATAAATCTTGTTACCAAATATCCcaacttaaattatattaatttatgacaaatatcaaataaaaatggattaGATTTCTCTAACACAATATCCATTTTATCGTTTTAGAGGAACGCGCACTCGCAGTTGTTCGAGAATCCAATCGATAACATCAACAGTGGCGTTGATGATGAACAAAAGTTACTGGAACAACGGTTGTTGGAGCAGCAACGACAGTCTGAAGAAGATAGTCGTTGGCTTGCGAGAGAAGAGGTATGTTGAATCTCgcttatatagaaatatttgttgttagttcaagttattaaattttattttcattatataatagaaacgCTTATCGATTGCAACGAGTGGTGATGAAAGTGCTAGTCCGCCAGTTCCACGATCAGTTACTCAATCACCAAGTCATGAACCGCATTCCACCAATACTGGCTCTCTTGGCTCAGACAAGAGTTCTGATAAAGTAATTGTAGTAAAGGTAAAGTTCATGTAGatatttatcgttttattatcaatgtatataatctgtatgtttattacaatataatcgaatctattttacagaaaatggAGCCTACACCTACTGCAGATTTAGACAGAACTAATGATAAAGTATATGATTGTACAACAAGCGTCGTACGTGCAGTTATGTCATTATCACAAGGTGAGAATGTAatgatagataatatatatgacagCTAAATGGCacaatgttgtaaaaaaatcatataagttattttattttactataagaaaaataaaacgaatatGTTGTAAATTACAGGTGTTCAACAGAGCAAGGCTGATCAGTATTTAGAACTAGTACGTAGAGTAGGTATCGAATTAAGAGCATTATTATCCTCTGTGGACGTTCTTGTAGAAATATTGCCAATATCCGCGCATCGTGAAGTGGAGATGGCGCATAAGGTATTAAGTAAAGATATGGCAGAACTGGTGACAGCTATGAAACTGGCACAAAATTACAGTGCCACTACATTAGACGCCGAATATCGGAAGTaagtatagttttttttattattatctacatctgcagatatatatatatatatatatatatatatatatatatatatatatatatataataaaagattctatGAGagttaattatgatttttctctttcacagAGGAATGCTTTCTGCAGCTCATATCTTAGCAATGGACGCAAAGAATCTCTTAGATGTGATCGATTCCATCCGTATTCGTTATCCATATGTGGATAATCAGATTTGCCAGAAGCAGAGCGACGTTATTAATAGGACACGAGAATCCACGCCCGAAAATCGTATTCGCTCGAGCCAATCCGGCGAACAATTCTTAAGAAGAAGTCAGTCAAGTGAACGACAGGGAACGATCTTCAGACAAAGTCAAAGTGGTGATCTGTTGCATAGAATGGGTCAGTCTGTGGACCGATCTTCACCAgtgagttttatatatatatatatatatatatattaaaaatattatatatatataatagattttggAAAATAGCATTTTCAACAAATTTCCCATGCAATTGCGATGaaattacgtatataaaaatgataaaattaatacggtataaaaaaataagttcttGTTGTTTAGGGAAGTCAATCCGATCTCAACTCTGGCAGCAGTTTAGAAAGAAGACATAATATAGTAACTAACAGCCTTGAACGTAACTCAACAGCAAGGAGACAAATAGCTACTAATAGtctagaaagaaagagacctTCATTGACATGTAACGCTGCTGGGCCTATGAATAATTCCGTTAATTTGCCGCCCATGGTGCCAGTTGCTTGCAGTTTAGTACAGACTGTTAGTCCTGTCATACATCCAAGTCAGTCGGTTACAGCAAGCGTTAATCAGCAAACGGTATTTGCAACCAACAGTAAAACCACAAGTGAGACTCCGATAAATGACAGCTAACAACGAGGTGTCTTGAATTGAGGTAAATGATGTGAATGTGCGGCTTCCTCGTAAAAGTATATGCggattatcatttttttatatatcgattCCAGGACTATTTCGGATTATTGcttagtatgtatataaacagaTGACAGATCCTTCTATCAAGTTACCCGTGTATGTATCTACACGAATATTTCAGCGATGGGAGAAATCTAGTATTTGTGCTTTTTAGctctttttaacttttaaaaatatgcaagcATTTTATCTACGCGTACTTATAGATAGGACAGTATTCATTAGTTGTAATAGGATTAGTTAGTAGAATAGTTTATAGTTTAATAAGAGATTTAAGTCACAACTATATAATGAAATCACAACTCCAAAGCTTTAGGATTATCACGACATTTGTTATGCGATGACTGCATATACGAGGTGATGCATAGTTATGTTGCAAAAAAAGCTAGACAAGCATTTATTAACGCTAACATTATTAGATGGGCAAAAAATCTCGATTAATTCACACTATTCGCATTTATTTTAAGCATCGTGAGTTATAttcgtgaatgaaaaatttgttgatTTATTTGTATCATCTCGTAAACTgataatgtatacatacatacatataaatgtattttaggagtgtgtgtatgtatatatttataaatatttaaaatatatttaaaaacgtaaACATTATCTTCTCTCTTCAACCAATATTgcgcgaaaatataatttcttgtagGACATAATCTTACAATGTTGTTTTTAATACAAGTTCGTAATTTCATAGTCTATTTCCTACCTATAGGAATACTATGGGGAGtgattataatgtaaaaagagGGACTGAatgttatttctattaaataattatttaataattcataccAGTTTGCGACATTTATATATgcgaaatgttttataaaatgcaaaatccaTTTTTCAGCGACGAGTCAGTTCCTACGAGATATTTTTAGGAAGTTACATCTTTGCATATAAGAATACCATTAATAGCTCATCGGTGCAGTTTGCAACGGCaattatgtgcatatatatgtatggtgtatttacaaaattcgaaaatactttatggatataaaaaaagtattgcaTTTTTGCACATATCTTTATTGTGTTCCTGGGGGAACTCGATCTCACCTGCAAGGAATCTTGATATTCtgaaacattataataatcattgtaTTGTTACTCTCGTATTGTTACAATTGGCATGGATGTAAAATATTCGCAAAGATTTGTGAATTTGGTATCTTAAATGGTAtatgactttaaaaatttatgtgccAAGATGTGCTTATACGgtcgaaagagaaagaatacacacacacacaaatttatatatttcctgATAAAAAGGTTGCTTCCCAGGAACTCatgatgaatatttataattacttgaCGGCACTTTTCTATATTGTAAAAACATGAcacatttgtttaatttatattaaaagcatGTATAACGATGttcattatatttgaaaataggAGAactaatgttaattaaatcgcCAATTTGATCAACATTTTGTTAtgatgtacatttttttttttttttttttttttttttttttaagaaagttttttttatcacttttcttgcaaatattaaaattatttattatttattacgataATTTGTCTTTCATTCTCAATGCAGTATCGTAAgtcttaaatatttctttaaacgGATATTGTATCAAAGTAGTGTAGAAATTGCATTCtacaaaaatcaataaaaatattttctttatataaattccattttccaatttttttctatataatatttttataataatttgtacttttttgagatttctttcatcttcattcataagtaaatttattctatatttcatgcatcatatatttatataagttttattatgtttagCTCATGACgagattacaatttataaataatccacaattattcaatttactGCACTCCTGGGAAGAAtgttatattcaattatacttACTAATAACactaatgaaaattttaatttggcAAAATGCTTCTATAATAAAGTGGCGATTTTATAGTCAATaggataataaaagtttttggtcaataaaattaataattctctaaCATTATGTTCTCATTACATTATGATCTTTTGATGAATAAGATACAATATATACCGTCGATAATgtcattgttatattaataaaacaaagaagaatgataaaactaaaaaatcatatgtaatctcatttcattttaaaaatatttataaattgtgtaaATGTAACTATATGTATCACACATGATCACAAGCAAAATAAACCGCGTatgattttaacattatagaCAATTCAGAAAGATATTACcctaacattaatataattaccaTAACATTAATCAACAACATgtgtatctatatttattgcatgACAATTTGATGCATACCACAAATGTAATTACCGCAACATCTCACTTGCCATGTTTTGACCCATAATACTTTAATCCATTTTTTGTAGAACATCTagcatattttgttaaaagtgcATTAACATTCATTGTACCTTTTGTAAAACggctaaaaagaaataattacataagatTCAAAGTAATgagaagatatatattttttttcttacatgaTATAAGGTGTTATCTCTTCAACAGTCCATTTAACCTTTATTTGGAAAAGTTCATTAAGTCTATCATGGATGTTGTTGGGTAAATCAGCTTCTGGGCAAGAGACAACCTCTCTCTGCATTTTTGAGGCATTGTACGTTACAAGAGCAGATCCACATAAATACTCCTCTTTCGGGcgcatttctaaaaaaataaataagaaattacaaatttaagaCAGAGAAAGATGATTCTTCACaacaattgtaattttaagcttattaattttacatactttCAGGAGTACCAATGTTCCATGTTTCCATAAATTCTTTGTATTCTGTGACAGGAGAAGCAGCAAGAAGAATTTTTGCTATTGTTACACAACATTTCCTCTCATCATATCTGTAAAATTGCaactttagaaaattaattcttgctccttaaattaattgctacaaaatatatattaatatttcattaatgacATACATACTTGTACAATGGACTATTGTCACTTTTTGTCTTTGTGCTTATTTCTGTATATCTTTCAAATATGGCATTAAATACTGGCTCATAAATTAGTTCCTCTAGACATTCGAATGTATTCTCTTTATCTACTTCATCTAATTCCCAAGTCTGTTCTCCAAAATAATCCAACATAAGATTTAGACTTCTTGCTTCTATATCAAATGATATGAGCCGCAAATAGCCTTAAtacagaaacaaaaattttaatgaataatttgtatgaataaaaaaaatggccCAATATAACAGAATTATTACCGTCTATGTCAGCTATTAAGAAATCTGTTAAAGCCTGTTTCAATTCATAATCGCTGGCTTGTAACTCGCTTTGTAATCTTTCCCAACTGTATAATGTTTTTGGATCTATTACAGATTCATATTCTAATCCATTAAAAGATGACAAGTTAAGGAGAGTAGACAAATTTGCCAGATTAGGTTTGGTTTCTT
This sequence is a window from Anoplolepis gracilipes chromosome 10, ASM4749672v1, whole genome shotgun sequence. Protein-coding genes within it:
- the Fak gene encoding uncharacterized protein Fak isoform X3; translation: MMVERVEDHLFMYRRPVYRVFQYLETTDHEGMSTGAGDGGGGGGVGGVQSSGGGRNTPPHGSPTPMDKATLKVHLPNGGFNVVKFGDAIDVRGIISLVTSRLAVGTRHYRNLYAMRLHHPGSGESYWLHQDTTMYQVQEKYERKHPHCEWRYELRVRYLPQNLNDVYEKDKVTFYYYYDQVRNDYLLANHAALDQDVAVQLCCLEIRYFFKDMPQIALDKKSNLEYLEREVGLHKFLPRSVLNGMKAKALRKLIQQHFKKVAALSELECMFKFFDLLRAYYRFDQERFICALGSSWSIPVELVIGPDLGISYMAHRGGTVPTRMAEFSQIQSIQTLVSDCKEHAKACIKLRVAGAAETLSITCSSLDQAESLADLIDGYCRLVTGSNTSLWNRKAGSWKNYPCPCKDAQPPKYRQDGGASSPAGEKNTSKTGTILSEDYAEIVDEEGDYSTPATRDYEIVRNQVELGEIIGEGQFGNVHKGSYKGRDGQTIAVAVKTCKVDADLATAEKFLEEAYIMQQFEHPHIIRLIGVCSEAPIWLVMELARLGEMRAYLQSNKHRLDLATLLLYTFQLSTALSYLESKKFVHRDIAARNVLVSSHNCVKLADFGLSRWVEDQSYYTASKCKLPIKWMAPESINFRRFTTSSDVWMFGVCMWEILMLGVKPFQGVKNNEVIRKLENGERLALPNHCPPRLYSLMSLCWSYEPSKRPTFKEIRETLHEILIEEKHQQQETMRRENRRVQAMSWGADDVPPPKPSRQPQNTTEQSQSQSQLSAAPVSTYIVAQSPEVLAQLLKDNQARGVCPSVYTTPASPFNTLAVQFQDEDQILTTSLVSSDLSFFDPALSEPPSIVTHDTTQSGGDSTLSDTNLDSLDSSLDNAPLMSSLSISETAPQTQSPAANRKQQKVKEMQNLYAVSSKVVGSVTGDLYSPVQKFAASSATPPPSSAAASVAVAGNTCGEIYGPVASFTQSSAIVGNLSQSASIVGGNYGENSGNFGPSSLGSSIIIPNSSSQAQFVTHAQPINYGNFAPSNSMNQVFGGGQSTNPNASGVQNAAGSSGNGGGGSSIVVYPRNISSTNVTTTGSTSNAECLYGPVLKFRAQNAQPQTSATESVGVTVGNNYGQAVRNNLIAQNLQSQQPIYPQNYPHQQIYSNITQPGQQAMYLPQMQHVQNIARQNAVPQVVSYAAIQHSNQQSHQLSGANPIYTAHATSVSLVQAQKVHVPNYVQAQPSAGISGQSTTCQATNQSANIGIIQASSVPSHFIVSSSVTQQNIHPISSTYVVDQPNSLGPIDHIQVHATLAGNISTMSGVHQQVTQLGQTVSGVVKAVNVPQMASGVAKITTFVTSQKQDEQLTSSTDGTLSGSLISSAVSDSTMSSSSSMTEEAQQDQRNAHSQLFENPIDNINSGVDDEQKLLEQRLLEQQRQSEEDSRWLAREEKRLSIATSGDESASPPVPRSVTQSPSHEPHSTNTGSLGSDKSSDKVIVVKKMEPTPTADLDRTNDKVYDCTTSVVRAVMSLSQGVQQSKADQYLELVRRVGIELRALLSSVDVLVEILPISAHREVEMAHKVLSKDMAELVTAMKLAQNYSATTLDAEYRKGMLSAAHILAMDAKNLLDVIDSIRIRYPYVDNQICQKQSDVINRTRESTPENRIRSSQSGEQFLRRSQSSERQGTIFRQSQSGDLLHRMGQSVDRSSPGSQSDLNSGSSLERRHNIVTNSLERNSTARRQIATNSLERKRPSLTCNAAGPMNNSVNLPPMVPVACSLVQTVSPVIHPSQSVTASVNQQTVFATNSKTTSETPINDS